Proteins from a genomic interval of Clostridium scatologenes:
- a CDS encoding oligosaccharide repeat unit polymerase, translating into MILIFLLELAILTLLLYKTLKDNNACFDCVVIVFFMLFFYIAPIIQINSKILPNTMQVDTNLVIKSIILTNLFLLTYYVVRFHINFNVKLKDNKIKLWRITKIFLYIIFFLFLIPQLPKILNTVIGYGYVQNKITDSVRIKNLVIKECIFLIPLYILSYNIYLHKKKDNKFSFISCLIALILLILVKNFFIENRGTIAPIYLALLIYLFKDKLNSKKIVSLFILVFIIGYPVVEQIVHNNIKLTDFLNGSKSVAEIFNINYIQHFTKLDYDAWSNFLATIMYTNVYGFTCGRQILGSVLFFIPRFLWQTKPIATGETIGRFLMHNTSMWFYNLSNPIVSEGYIDFGIIGVIIYAIILAIVSRIIKNMISTDSYIAFVGIFISVQMFLFLRGDMLSSISFLVASIIGIYYIPLGVDSLFYRSFNSKLKN; encoded by the coding sequence ATGATTTTAATTTTTTTATTAGAATTAGCAATATTAACATTATTATTGTATAAAACATTAAAAGATAATAATGCATGTTTTGATTGTGTAGTAATAGTATTTTTTATGTTATTTTTTTATATAGCTCCTATTATACAAATAAACAGTAAAATTTTACCTAACACAATGCAAGTAGATACTAATTTAGTAATAAAATCAATAATACTTACTAATCTATTTTTGCTAACTTATTATGTTGTAAGGTTTCATATCAATTTTAATGTAAAGCTTAAAGATAATAAAATAAAATTATGGAGAATTACAAAAATATTTTTGTATATAATATTTTTCCTTTTTTTAATACCTCAGTTACCTAAAATATTAAATACTGTAATAGGATATGGGTATGTTCAGAATAAAATAACTGATAGTGTTAGAATAAAAAATTTAGTTATAAAAGAATGTATTTTTTTAATTCCACTATATATATTAAGTTATAATATATATTTGCACAAGAAAAAGGATAACAAATTTAGTTTTATAAGTTGTTTAATAGCATTAATCTTATTGATTTTAGTCAAAAATTTTTTTATAGAAAATCGAGGAACTATAGCACCTATCTACTTAGCTTTATTGATTTATCTGTTTAAGGACAAACTGAATAGTAAAAAAATAGTATCTTTGTTTATTTTAGTATTTATTATTGGATATCCAGTTGTAGAACAAATAGTTCATAATAATATTAAATTAACAGATTTTCTAAATGGAAGTAAGTCAGTTGCTGAGATATTTAATATAAACTATATACAACATTTCACAAAATTAGATTATGATGCTTGGAGCAATTTTTTAGCAACTATTATGTACACTAATGTATATGGTTTTACTTGTGGAAGACAAATATTGGGAAGTGTATTATTTTTTATACCGAGATTCTTATGGCAAACTAAACCCATTGCAACAGGAGAAACTATAGGTAGATTTTTAATGCATAACACTTCAATGTGGTTTTATAATTTATCTAATCCTATAGTTTCAGAAGGATATATTGATTTTGGAATTATTGGTGTTATTATTTATGCCATAATTCTAGCCATTGTATCAAGAATTATAAAAAATATGATAAGTACTGACTCATATATTGCTTTTGTTGGAATTTTTATATCAGTACAAATGTTCCTCTTTCTAAGAGGTGATATGTTAAGTTCTATATCTTTTTTAGTTGCATCTATTATAGGAATATATTATATACCATTAGGTGTAGACAGTCTATTTTACAGATCTTTCAACTCAAAATTGAAAAATTAA
- a CDS encoding glycosyltransferase family 2 protein → MLPLVSVVVPVYNTEKYIKKCILSILNQTYKNIELIVVNDGSTDKSIEVADNLLRNNLKSIIINQKNKGLSEARNEGIKVATGKYIFLLDSDDYINSNVITTMVKKSEKEDLDVVIGKYNVVYKNNIIKPSIENLQENIILNNLEALKELFVSGKFHFHT, encoded by the coding sequence ATGTTACCATTAGTAAGTGTTGTAGTTCCTGTATATAATACGGAGAAATATATTAAAAAGTGTATATTATCTATATTAAATCAGACATATAAAAATATTGAGTTGATTGTAGTTAATGATGGATCAACAGATAAGAGTATAGAGGTAGCTGATAATTTGTTAAGGAATAATCTTAAGTCTATTATAATAAATCAGAAAAATAAAGGGTTAAGCGAAGCCAGAAATGAAGGAATAAAGGTTGCTACTGGAAAATATATATTTTTGCTTGATTCAGATGACTACATTAATAGTAATGTTATTACTACAATGGTGAAAAAATCAGAAAAAGAAGATTTGGATGTGGTTATAGGTAAATATAATGTTGTTTATAAGAATAATATAATAAAGCCAAGTATAGAAAATTTACAAGAAAATATTATATTAAATAATTTAGAAGCCTTAAAGGAATTATTTGTTTCGGGTAAATTTCATTTTCATACATGA
- the murJ gene encoding murein biosynthesis integral membrane protein MurJ: MIKKNLVKSAGIIICIAIISKILGFLRDATIASSFGASLSTDAYIMSLIIPNILFEVIGTAISITFIPILSESYRNNGKDDMFNFSNSIINLLFLICIFLCIFGWIFTPDIVRIIAPKFSGEKYILTIKLTHISIINILFMSITAGYTAILQTLNDFTAPALMGIALSVPIIIYNFLGARFGIYGLVIVTLIGYGLQVIIQIPWIIKNKYKYSLKINFHDSRIKKMLGLIMPILIGVGVDQINSLVDRIMASGLPDGSIASLDFATKVNSLVYSIFAMAIVTVIYPTLSTEGSENNYSNFRRYISKAINNINMLMIPSTIGLVILRFNVIRILFKHGAFNENAVIMTSKALLFLSIGMIFYGIRDVCNRAFYALKDTKTPMINGIFGVCACISMNLVMVPRMGLAGLALANTTSAIVCALFLIKNLRKKINGINGNEILDNGIKIFISSIIMGAGVYGIERFMSQFLYGFRGEIILLICSILVGVTIYFIMLMILGVKEFKFIMKISKNKLKALIQH, encoded by the coding sequence ATGATTAAGAAAAATTTAGTTAAATCAGCTGGCATAATTATATGTATTGCAATAATAAGTAAAATTTTGGGATTCTTACGTGATGCAACTATAGCCTCTTCATTTGGAGCTTCTTTAAGTACAGATGCATATATTATGTCGCTAATTATACCTAATATTTTATTTGAAGTAATAGGAACCGCAATTTCTATAACTTTCATTCCTATATTAAGTGAAAGTTATAGAAATAATGGAAAAGACGATATGTTTAATTTCAGTAATTCTATAATAAATTTGCTATTTTTAATATGTATATTTTTATGTATTTTTGGATGGATATTTACACCAGATATTGTGAGAATTATTGCTCCTAAATTTAGCGGCGAAAAATATATTCTTACTATAAAGCTTACTCATATAAGTATTATTAATATACTTTTTATGAGCATTACTGCAGGCTATACTGCAATTCTTCAGACTTTAAATGATTTTACAGCTCCTGCTCTCATGGGGATTGCACTTAGTGTACCAATAATTATATATAACTTTTTAGGAGCAAGATTCGGAATATATGGACTTGTTATTGTTACTTTGATTGGATATGGACTTCAAGTAATAATCCAAATACCCTGGATTATTAAGAATAAGTACAAATATAGTTTAAAAATTAACTTTCATGATTCAAGAATTAAAAAGATGTTAGGATTAATTATGCCTATATTAATTGGGGTTGGAGTTGATCAAATCAATAGTTTAGTAGATAGAATTATGGCTTCTGGACTTCCAGATGGAAGTATAGCTTCTCTTGATTTTGCTACAAAAGTTAATAGTTTAGTATATTCTATATTTGCTATGGCTATAGTTACGGTAATTTATCCTACATTATCTACAGAAGGTTCTGAAAACAATTATTCAAACTTCAGAAGGTATATATCGAAAGCTATAAATAATATAAATATGTTGATGATACCTTCAACTATTGGACTTGTTATTTTGAGATTTAATGTTATAAGGATATTGTTTAAGCATGGAGCATTTAATGAAAATGCTGTTATTATGACTTCAAAGGCATTATTATTTCTTTCTATAGGTATGATTTTTTATGGTATTCGTGATGTTTGTAATAGAGCATTCTATGCTTTAAAAGATACAAAAACGCCAATGATTAATGGTATTTTTGGGGTATGTGCTTGTATAAGCATGAATTTAGTAATGGTTCCAAGAATGGGGCTTGCAGGTCTTGCACTTGCAAATACTACCTCCGCAATAGTTTGTGCATTATTTCTAATTAAAAATTTAAGAAAAAAAATTAATGGTATAAACGGAAATGAAATACTGGATAATGGAATAAAAATATTTATTTCTTCTATAATCATGGGAGCTGGAGTTTATGGAATTGAAAGATTTATGAGCCAATTCTTATATGGATTTAGAGGTGAAATTATATTGCTTATATGCTCAATTTTAGTTGGGGTAACAATATATTTTATTATGCTTATGATTTTAGGTGTAAAAGAATTTAAATTTATAATGAAAATTTCTAAAAATAAGTTAAAAGCATTGATTCAACATTGA
- a CDS encoding nucleotidyltransferase domain-containing protein: MDIDQETVVNFLSASIRWKKVDDCNISNINWKRIFEISKEQEIYTILYPKVKKLSNAVKPENEIMYEWKRKTILASLNQKKNINRMSCVLKKFNQARISSIALKGLVIREFYPIKELRTMSDSDILIHIEDLEKVKRILLNMGYFQKHKDSKHVVFLHKQYLPIELHWLLIDKNYFTKAGYLEKDVWKNVQSINICGTNTLVPSIENQILYLCLHMAVHFLYSGFGLRQLSDLVLLVESERNKINWDIFYKKIRKCKIQNFVIVLFEVCRRLFRMDVPYILYNKKLENSQYVDMIIHNVFSRGIYGGIYGKASMNSVGDNVLMLHNVNNGKFYTCIARLKYIIKFLFPRRYKLSKRYSYVKGNRAFIPIAWLHRLIYGFFRKDFNIKQKILFLLAQADFLREQEKLFKWLEL, from the coding sequence ATGGATATTGATCAAGAAACAGTAGTAAATTTTTTATCTGCATCAATACGTTGGAAAAAAGTTGATGACTGTAATATAAGTAATATTAATTGGAAAAGAATTTTTGAGATTTCAAAAGAACAGGAAATATATACGATTCTTTATCCTAAAGTAAAAAAACTTAGTAATGCTGTAAAACCTGAAAATGAAATTATGTATGAATGGAAAAGAAAAACTATTTTGGCCTCATTAAATCAGAAAAAAAATATAAATAGAATGAGCTGCGTACTAAAAAAATTTAATCAAGCTAGAATTTCATCAATAGCATTGAAAGGATTGGTAATTAGAGAATTTTATCCTATTAAGGAATTAAGAACTATGTCAGATTCAGATATACTCATACATATTGAAGATTTAGAGAAAGTTAAAAGAATTCTATTAAACATGGGATATTTTCAGAAGCATAAAGATTCAAAGCATGTAGTATTTTTACACAAACAGTACCTTCCCATTGAGCTGCATTGGTTATTAATAGATAAAAATTATTTTACTAAAGCTGGCTACCTAGAAAAAGATGTATGGAAAAATGTTCAATCTATAAACATATGTGGTACAAATACATTAGTACCTTCTATAGAAAATCAAATTCTATACTTATGTTTACATATGGCAGTGCATTTTTTGTATTCAGGATTTGGACTTAGACAACTATCGGATCTTGTACTTTTAGTTGAATCAGAGAGAAATAAAATAAATTGGGATATCTTTTATAAAAAAATTAGAAAATGTAAAATTCAAAATTTTGTTATTGTATTATTTGAAGTTTGCAGAAGATTGTTTAGAATGGATGTACCATATATACTATATAATAAAAAATTAGAAAATAGCCAGTATGTAGATATGATTATACATAATGTTTTTTCTAGAGGAATTTATGGAGGAATTTATGGTAAAGCAAGTATGAATTCGGTAGGTGATAATGTTTTAATGTTACATAATGTGAATAATGGAAAGTTTTATACTTGTATAGCAAGACTTAAATATATTATAAAATTTCTTTTTCCAAGACGATATAAACTTTCAAAAAGATATAGTTATGTAAAAGGAAATAGGGCATTTATACCTATAGCATGGTTACATCGTCTTATATATGGTTTCTTTCGTAAAGACTTTAATATAAAACAAAAAATTCTTTTTTTATTAGCACAAGCTGATTTTTTAAGAGAGCAGGAAAAATTATTTAAATGGTTAGAATTATAG
- a CDS encoding lasso peptide biosynthesis PqqD family chaperone, with amino-acid sequence METSKKISLETVIIQKTGLDTTNMDGEIVMMDIDRGKYYCFNEVGSRIWELIERKFSVRELIKVLLNEFEVDEKTCEDSVLIFLNRIYNEELISVV; translated from the coding sequence ATGGAAACATCTAAAAAAATTAGTCTTGAAACAGTTATTATACAAAAGACAGGCCTAGATACAACTAATATGGATGGAGAAATAGTTATGATGGATATAGATAGAGGTAAATATTATTGTTTTAATGAGGTTGGAAGTAGAATATGGGAACTTATTGAAAGAAAGTTTTCAGTAAGGGAATTAATTAAAGTGTTATTAAATGAGTTTGAAGTAGATGAAAAGACCTGTGAAGATAGTGTGTTAATCTTTTTAAATAGAATATATAATGAAGAGCTCATTTCAGTTGTTTAA
- a CDS encoding lasso peptide biosynthesis B2 protein, translated as MFKKVSKLFRLTWIEKLLFLEAFLLTGIIRFAILFLSFNKLARFSGKYKKESSKTISNKDEAIIRKVGWAVFAASKRTPWESKCLVRALTAQLMLSTRKVSSTLYLGVARDKEKKLIAHAWLRSGKDIITGANEMEEFTEVARFANDGGRRMI; from the coding sequence TTGTTTAAAAAAGTATCCAAGCTATTTAGGCTAACTTGGATAGAGAAGTTACTATTCTTAGAAGCCTTTTTACTTACGGGTATAATAAGATTTGCAATTTTATTTTTATCTTTTAATAAATTAGCGAGGTTTTCAGGAAAATATAAGAAAGAGTCATCTAAAACTATAAGTAATAAAGATGAAGCCATAATTAGAAAAGTTGGATGGGCTGTTTTTGCAGCAAGTAAGCGTACACCTTGGGAAAGTAAATGTTTAGTTAGAGCTCTTACTGCACAATTAATGTTAAGTACTCGTAAAGTTAGTAGTACTCTTTATCTGGGTGTGGCTAGAGATAAAGAAAAAAAACTTATAGCACATGCTTGGCTTAGAAGTGGCAAAGATATTATTACTGGGGCTAATGAAATGGAAGAATTTACTGAAGTTGCAAGATTTGCAAATGATGGTGGGAGGAGAATGATTTGA
- a CDS encoding asparagine synthase-related protein, translating to MSAVCGIFNIDGSIVSSEKASKMMDKLKIYPFDSTSVYLKNQIFLWCGIQHITLESRVEVLPVYDKNMGLALTADAIIDNREELFYIFDISKKESMSVTDSELILMAYKKWGYDSPKYLVGDFAFAVWDERNRELFCARDHVGARTFYYFYLENVFCFCTVMKPLFVCDENNISLNERWITDFLALDGIQHEFECNETIYKGIFQLPPSCSMIIDNKGIKINKYWNPIKNVQPLRCNTDEEYEKAFIKVFAEAVNCRLRSTSEVGIMLSGGLDSGSIACIAAKSLSKYDKRLKGFCSIPIESYKNNKSKYYVSNESKYIESLKIRSDNIDVCYCRCDGKNSVTNIDAFINMFEQPYKIVQTLYWYNDIVEKASQSGCKVLLNGQFGNSTISDGEFMIHALTLYRNFKFTTLFKEIKAFSNLKKIPSSRVNKILLKAILPYKFRKSIKNILNKNFDRFGSVPVNPNLIKKWNVAQRFDKKFYNQLTERFLDYYESQEYTVDPLAFSHIGAIETKIALANGIIIRDPSKDKRVIEFCLSLPSDQFVRNGQERYLIRRSMKGILPDKIRLNVSTRGLQSADWIQRLEPIWKVVSSELENILEHGEINYYIDHDKLEKGLIQLRDGLDEKKSDLIRMILITLVFSRFIRSFHNDVIYL from the coding sequence TTGAGTGCAGTATGTGGTATTTTTAATATAGATGGAAGCATAGTTTCATCAGAAAAAGCCTCAAAAATGATGGATAAGCTAAAAATATATCCTTTTGATAGCACAAGCGTATATTTAAAAAATCAAATATTTTTATGGTGTGGTATTCAGCATATTACTCTAGAATCACGGGTAGAAGTACTTCCTGTATATGATAAAAATATGGGGTTAGCTTTAACAGCAGATGCCATTATTGATAATAGAGAGGAATTGTTTTATATCTTTGATATTTCCAAAAAAGAATCAATGAGTGTTACTGATAGTGAATTGATTTTGATGGCTTATAAAAAATGGGGGTATGATTCTCCTAAATATCTGGTAGGAGATTTTGCTTTTGCTGTATGGGATGAAAGAAATAGAGAATTGTTTTGTGCAAGAGATCATGTAGGAGCTAGAACTTTTTATTATTTTTATTTGGAAAATGTATTTTGTTTTTGCACTGTGATGAAACCATTATTTGTTTGTGATGAGAATAACATAAGTTTAAATGAAAGGTGGATTACAGATTTTCTTGCACTAGATGGTATACAGCATGAGTTTGAATGTAATGAAACTATATATAAGGGGATTTTTCAGTTGCCACCATCATGCAGTATGATTATTGATAATAAAGGTATTAAGATAAATAAGTATTGGAATCCTATAAAAAATGTTCAACCTTTAAGGTGTAATACTGATGAGGAATATGAGAAAGCTTTTATAAAGGTTTTTGCAGAAGCAGTAAATTGTCGTTTACGAAGTACTAGCGAAGTTGGTATTATGCTAAGTGGTGGTTTAGACTCAGGGTCTATTGCTTGTATTGCGGCTAAAAGTTTATCTAAATATGATAAGAGATTAAAAGGCTTTTGTTCTATTCCAATTGAAAGCTATAAAAATAATAAATCAAAATATTATGTTTCTAATGAAAGTAAATATATAGAATCACTTAAAATAAGATCAGATAATATAGATGTTTGCTATTGTAGATGTGATGGTAAAAATTCAGTTACAAATATTGATGCATTTATTAATATGTTTGAGCAACCTTATAAGATAGTACAAACTTTATATTGGTACAATGATATTGTAGAAAAAGCTTCTCAAAGTGGATGTAAGGTGTTATTAAATGGACAGTTTGGAAATAGCACAATTTCTGATGGTGAGTTTATGATACATGCACTTACGTTGTATAGAAATTTTAAATTTACAACTCTATTCAAGGAAATAAAGGCCTTTAGCAATCTAAAAAAAATACCTTCATCAAGAGTGAATAAAATTCTATTAAAAGCAATTTTACCTTATAAATTCAGAAAAAGTATAAAAAACATATTAAACAAAAATTTTGATAGATTTGGTAGTGTACCTGTAAATCCAAATTTAATAAAAAAATGGAATGTTGCACAAAGATTTGATAAGAAATTTTATAATCAACTTACAGAACGATTTTTGGATTATTATGAAAGTCAAGAATATACTGTTGATCCACTGGCATTTTCTCATATTGGTGCAATTGAGACAAAGATTGCTTTAGCTAATGGAATCATTATAAGAGATCCTAGTAAAGATAAACGTGTTATAGAATTTTGTTTAAGTTTGCCTAGCGATCAATTTGTTAGAAATGGACAAGAAAGATACCTTATACGCAGATCTATGAAAGGCATATTGCCAGATAAGATAAGACTTAATGTATCTACTAGAGGACTGCAAAGTGCAGATTGGATTCAGCGATTAGAGCCAATATGGAAAGTTGTTTCAAGTGAATTGGAGAATATATTGGAACACGGAGAGATTAATTATTATATAGATCATGATAAGTTAGAGAAAGGATTAATTCAGTTAAGAGATGGATTAGATGAAAAAAAATCTGACTTAATACGAATGATTTTGATAACATTAGTATTTTCAAGGTTTATCCGATCATTTCATAATGATGTTATTTATCTATGA
- a CDS encoding ABC transporter ATP-binding protein codes for MKLKDMYIRIKWIFNQAKPALHYLVIIVILAAFSAAIGTYRAIVSKHLVDAATTLQKSKLLYVLMVFGACIIIDLIIKSSASIITAKFSVDISNNIRRSLYTKIMKTEWIKLSKYHSGDVLTRITSDVDAVTNMISTTIPSMISLSVLLIGSFIALLFMEPILALILIIISPGSILLSRFFSSRLKKMYLKSQKLESEYRSFLNESIQNIVIVKSFCLEMKNVNRLKNIQRNIVKITLSKTKLSMMANVILSLGYWSGYFLIFSWGSLKLLRGTTTFGTLTAMTQLIGNIQGPVSGLASLLPSAMSALASTERIMELEGLNTDDNYSIKKDIKAVGIVYKSVYFNYKKNVTVLNNISLNINPSETIALIGPSGEGKTTFLYLLLALISPTKGHLYIKDGSDKIDISASTRKFISYVPQGNTLFSGSIADNLRLGNPYATDEELKSAAKAAYAWEFIKDSPEGFNTKLGERGTGLSEGQSQRIAIARALLHKAPILILDEATSALDSETEVKVLKTIKNLKPVPTCIIITHRNTALKICDRVFKLENNHIIEQSSLIFKDIEADVI; via the coding sequence ATGAAATTGAAGGATATGTACATTAGAATAAAATGGATATTTAATCAAGCGAAACCAGCGCTCCATTATCTTGTAATAATTGTTATACTTGCTGCTTTTTCAGCAGCAATAGGAACTTATAGAGCTATAGTATCAAAACACCTTGTTGATGCAGCTACTACACTACAGAAAAGTAAGTTATTATATGTCTTAATGGTATTTGGAGCATGCATAATCATTGATTTAATTATAAAATCAAGTGCATCTATAATAACTGCGAAATTTTCTGTAGATATTTCCAATAATATTAGAAGAAGCTTGTATACAAAAATTATGAAAACAGAATGGATAAAATTATCTAAATATCATAGTGGAGATGTTTTAACTAGAATAACTAGTGATGTTGATGCTGTAACTAATATGATTTCAACTACGATCCCATCAATGATCTCATTAAGTGTGTTACTTATTGGGTCTTTTATAGCACTTTTATTTATGGAACCAATTCTAGCATTAATTTTAATTATTATATCTCCTGGTTCAATTTTATTAAGTCGCTTTTTTTCATCAAGATTAAAAAAAATGTATCTGAAATCCCAGAAGTTAGAGTCGGAATATCGTTCGTTTTTAAATGAATCAATTCAAAATATTGTAATAGTTAAAAGCTTTTGTCTTGAAATGAAGAATGTTAATAGATTAAAAAATATCCAAAGGAATATAGTAAAAATAACTTTATCAAAGACAAAGTTATCTATGATGGCAAATGTTATTTTATCCTTAGGGTATTGGAGCGGATATTTTCTTATTTTTAGCTGGGGTTCCTTAAAACTTTTGAGGGGAACTACTACTTTTGGAACACTTACAGCTATGACACAACTTATAGGAAACATACAAGGACCAGTTTCAGGATTGGCATCTTTGCTACCTTCAGCAATGTCTGCTTTAGCTTCCACTGAAAGAATTATGGAACTTGAAGGTTTAAATACTGATGATAATTATTCAATAAAAAAGGATATAAAAGCTGTAGGTATAGTTTATAAAAGTGTTTATTTTAATTATAAAAAAAATGTTACTGTATTAAATAATATATCACTTAATATTAATCCTAGTGAAACAATAGCACTTATAGGACCTTCAGGGGAAGGAAAAACAACTTTTTTATATTTGCTGCTGGCTCTAATAAGTCCTACAAAAGGTCATCTATATATAAAAGATGGTTCAGATAAAATAGATATTAGTGCTTCTACTAGAAAATTTATATCCTATGTTCCTCAAGGTAATACTCTCTTTTCAGGAAGTATTGCGGACAATCTGCGCTTAGGTAATCCATATGCAACTGATGAAGAACTTAAATCAGCTGCAAAAGCAGCCTATGCTTGGGAGTTCATCAAAGATTCCCCAGAAGGTTTTAATACCAAATTAGGAGAGAGAGGAACAGGTTTATCAGAAGGACAATCTCAGAGAATTGCAATTGCTCGTGCATTGCTGCATAAGGCTCCAATACTAATATTAGATGAGGCAACTTCAGCCCTTGATTCAGAAACAGAGGTAAAGGTTCTAAAAACTATCAAAAATTTAAAGCCTGTACCAACTTGTATAATTATTACACATAGGAATACAGCATTAAAAATATGTGATAGAGTATTCAAATTAGAAAATAACCACATTATAGAACAAAGTAGTTTGATTTTTAAAGATATTGAAGCTGATGTAATTTAA
- a CDS encoding LCP family protein yields MNKTSKIVLATITVLVVVVGIIVSCFNIELSKVNKVKIEKNNSELNISNNAAKKDDEITNIAFFGIDRRYKGEASRSDALMILTIDKKHKKIKISSVMRDAYVNIDGYGMTKINHAYAYGGPMMSIKTLNKNFDLNIKDYVTVDFLGFEKIIDSVGGVEVNITPAELKYVNSNTDENSENGDAAASIVTNSGLQKVNGRQALKYTRIRENDGGDFERTERERTVLIHVLNKIKKVPPTDMIGLVSELLPYTETNMSNTNILKMLTSIYTLGIKDIGEQRFPLDGYCDGKMIDNVWYLMFDLNATKNQMHKYIFEDIKPNSIK; encoded by the coding sequence ATGAATAAAACTAGTAAAATTGTATTAGCTACTATAACTGTTTTAGTTGTAGTAGTTGGAATAATTGTTTCATGCTTTAATATAGAATTAAGTAAAGTAAATAAGGTAAAAATAGAAAAAAATAATTCGGAATTAAATATAAGCAATAATGCAGCTAAAAAGGATGACGAAATTACAAATATAGCTTTTTTTGGAATCGATAGGAGATATAAGGGTGAAGCATCACGTTCTGATGCACTTATGATTTTGACTATTGACAAAAAGCATAAGAAGATAAAAATATCTTCTGTTATGAGAGATGCTTATGTTAATATTGATGGTTATGGAATGACTAAGATAAATCATGCATATGCTTATGGTGGACCTATGATGTCGATTAAAACATTAAACAAAAATTTTGATTTAAATATAAAGGACTATGTTACTGTAGATTTTTTGGGCTTTGAAAAAATAATTGATAGTGTTGGTGGGGTTGAGGTAAATATAACTCCAGCGGAATTAAAATATGTTAATAGTAACACAGATGAAAATTCAGAAAATGGAGATGCGGCTGCTTCTATTGTTACAAACAGTGGATTACAAAAAGTCAATGGAAGACAAGCATTAAAATATACAAGAATAAGAGAAAATGATGGTGGTGATTTTGAAAGGACAGAAAGAGAAAGAACTGTATTAATTCATGTGTTAAATAAAATCAAAAAAGTTCCACCTACAGATATGATAGGTTTAGTTTCTGAACTTTTACCTTATACAGAAACGAATATGTCAAATACGAATATATTAAAGATGCTAACATCTATATATACATTAGGTATCAAGGATATAGGAGAGCAAAGGTTTCCATTAGATGGGTATTGTGATGGGAAAATGATAGACAATGTTTGGTATTTGATGTTTGATTTGAATGCTACTAAAAATCAAATGCATAAGTATATATTTGAAGATATTAAACCTAATTCCATCAAATAA